In the genome of Myxococcus stipitatus, one region contains:
- a CDS encoding serine/threonine-protein kinase, whose product MTAHTLTSPVSRFLDGHLRRDAQAQERSVARFMAGLCGASVLVAASLGSSLGWGLTQALMGLAAALAIYYFALWRVLSAGVFHPVIPWFNVAIEVSIPAVVLAVDLRFQGPIYALTAPTLVIWPTLITLAALRSNPRLALAAGILVATEYLAIYFFAVLPLLPESALLTLTPRFIAIRSFFFVAAGIFTATMARHFMKLTKGALSALREQEVMGKYVLHERVGAGGMAEVYRATYCPEGGFQKQVALKRILPSVADDDEFVTMFRREAELCSSLNHPNIVQVFDLGRHGGTYFLAMEFVEGMPLSALLRGVGRRPLPVAAVAFLGAELASALDYLHRRTGADGQPLRLVHRDLNPPNILVSRFGDVKLSDFGIARDAARSQLTAVGNVRGKLGYMAPEQAAGRPFDGRADLFALGLTLHEALTGRRALQGSTQEDILRATLDKELEPPSRYNPEVPAALDAVVMKLLAKEPERRTPSGAVLRQQLLALEGEATPYPRGQALLAGVLREAQERAQQGQAQESREQPSAPEASARRSA is encoded by the coding sequence ATGACGGCCCACACCCTGACGAGCCCCGTTTCCCGCTTCCTGGATGGACACCTCCGACGCGACGCCCAGGCCCAGGAGCGGTCCGTGGCGCGCTTCATGGCGGGGCTTTGCGGGGCGTCGGTCCTGGTGGCGGCGTCGCTGGGCTCATCGCTCGGGTGGGGTTTGACGCAGGCGCTCATGGGGTTGGCCGCGGCGCTGGCGATCTACTACTTCGCGCTGTGGCGGGTGCTGAGCGCGGGGGTGTTCCACCCGGTCATCCCCTGGTTCAACGTGGCCATCGAGGTCAGCATCCCCGCGGTGGTGCTCGCGGTGGACCTGCGCTTCCAGGGGCCCATCTACGCGCTGACGGCGCCCACGCTGGTCATCTGGCCCACGCTGATTACGCTGGCGGCGCTCCGGAGCAACCCCCGGCTGGCGCTGGCGGCGGGCATCCTGGTCGCGACGGAGTACCTGGCCATCTACTTCTTCGCCGTGCTGCCGCTGTTGCCGGAGTCGGCGCTCCTCACGCTGACGCCGCGCTTCATCGCCATCCGCTCGTTCTTCTTCGTGGCGGCGGGAATCTTCACGGCCACGATGGCGCGGCACTTCATGAAGCTCACGAAGGGCGCGCTGTCCGCGCTGCGCGAGCAGGAGGTGATGGGGAAGTACGTGCTGCACGAGCGCGTGGGCGCGGGCGGCATGGCGGAGGTGTACCGGGCCACGTACTGCCCGGAGGGTGGCTTCCAGAAGCAGGTGGCGCTCAAACGCATCCTCCCGTCCGTCGCGGACGACGACGAGTTCGTGACGATGTTCCGCCGGGAGGCGGAGCTGTGCTCGTCGCTCAACCACCCCAACATCGTCCAGGTGTTCGACCTGGGGCGGCATGGTGGGACGTACTTCCTGGCGATGGAGTTCGTGGAGGGGATGCCGCTGAGCGCGCTGCTGCGCGGCGTGGGGCGCAGGCCGCTGCCGGTGGCGGCGGTGGCGTTCCTGGGGGCGGAGCTGGCGTCGGCGCTGGACTACCTGCATCGGCGCACGGGCGCCGATGGGCAGCCGCTGCGGCTGGTGCACCGCGACTTGAATCCGCCCAACATCCTGGTGTCGCGCTTCGGGGACGTGAAGCTGTCGGACTTCGGCATCGCGCGGGATGCGGCGCGCTCGCAGCTCACCGCGGTGGGGAACGTGCGGGGGAAGCTGGGCTACATGGCGCCGGAGCAGGCGGCGGGCCGGCCTTTCGATGGGCGCGCGGACCTCTTCGCGTTGGGGCTCACGCTGCACGAGGCGCTCACGGGGCGCCGCGCGCTCCAGGGCTCCACGCAGGAGGACATCCTGCGGGCGACGTTGGACAAGGAGCTGGAGCCGCCCTCGCGCTACAACCCCGAGGTCCCCGCGGCGCTGGACGCGGTGGTGATGAAGCTGCTGGCGAAGGAGCCGGAGCGGCGCACCCCGAGTGGCGCGGTGTTGCGGCAGCAGCTCCTCGCGCTGGAGGGCGAGGCGACGCCCTATCCTCGGGGGCAGGCGTTGCTCGCGGGGGTCCTGCGCGAGGCACAGGAGCGGGCCCAGCAGGGGCAGGCGCAGGAGTCGCGGGAGCAGCCGTCCGCTCCCGAGGCATCCGCGCGGCGCTCGGCCTGA
- a CDS encoding imm11 family protein, which yields MSTRYFRLEEEVLAGNWYLGTPLDAHGEELEDMREFSSGEPVHARSGMMIPISESGRRRDFNMAGAGRTPVVHIKVATLFAELAPDDVQLIPVDIKGCPDEYQILVATRRIRCIDDQASEEILRWKPEDERPDKFGMYRGVYGMRIDKSKVGDAKVFRTWGWTVALIVSEDIKNAMERARVTGAEFEEV from the coding sequence ATGTCGACTCGATACTTCAGGCTTGAGGAAGAGGTGCTGGCTGGGAACTGGTATCTGGGGACTCCCCTGGATGCGCATGGCGAGGAATTGGAGGACATGAGGGAGTTCTCGTCGGGCGAACCCGTGCATGCGCGGAGCGGCATGATGATTCCCATCAGTGAGTCCGGGCGTCGGCGTGATTTCAACATGGCGGGCGCCGGTAGGACCCCTGTCGTCCACATCAAGGTCGCCACCCTCTTCGCGGAGCTGGCGCCTGATGATGTGCAACTCATCCCGGTCGACATCAAAGGCTGCCCGGATGAGTACCAGATTCTCGTGGCCACCCGGCGCATCCGCTGCATCGATGACCAGGCCTCGGAAGAGATACTGCGCTGGAAGCCCGAGGACGAACGGCCGGACAAGTTCGGCATGTACCGCGGCGTCTACGGCATGCGCATCGACAAGTCGAAAGTGGGCGACGCCAAGGTGTTCCGCACCTGGGGTTGGACCGTCGCCCTCATCGTCTCCGAGGACATCAAGAACGCCATGGAGCGCGCCCGGGTGACGGGCGCGGAGTTCGAAGAGGTCTGA